The Sulfurihydrogenibium subterraneum DSM 15120 genomic interval CCAAGTTTAAAAAAGTAAAGTTTAAAGAATATAACAAATGGATTTAGTATAAGTTTGTAAAGTTTAAACTTTTTACCTTGAGAGTGCATAATCTCTGCCATCTTTTTTGCGTAATCTACTGTCTTGATAAACTGATGGTAAAGGTTTTTATAAGAGTAGTGATATAAATCTCCTTCTAATTTTCCTACTTTTCCTTGACATACAACTTCTTCGTGTAATTTTCCTTCGTATCTGACTTTATCTTTCTTAAAAAGTCTCTTTCTGTATTCGGGATACCATACGTAGTTTAAAAACCTACCAAGGTAGTAAGTTCTCCTTGGGACTTCATAACAGTCATACTTTGGATTTTTTAGCTCTTTTTTTATATTTTCCTGTAATTTTTTAGATAGCTCTTCATCTGCATCTAAAACAAAGACCCATTCTCCATTACATAGGGATAAGCCATAATTAACTTGAGATGGATAATCGTCAAACTCTCTAAAAAAAACTTCAGCTCCTAAGTTTTTTGCTATCTCAACGGTTTTATCTGTAGAGCCACTGTCTAACACAATAATTTCATCTGCAATATCTACTACGCTTTTTATTGTCCTTGCTATATTTTTTTCTTCGTTTTTTGTTAAAATCAAAACAGATAGTTTCATACGATAATTTTATCATTTTTTAATTAAAATTGTCGTTAGAGCTGAAAGACTGTTGATAAACACTATGGTGTATCCTGTAGGCAGGTCAAAGTTGTAAGAAAGTGTTAATGATATTAGTATCAGTATAAACCCTGTTATAGTAGCATAAATTAGATGGTTTTTACTAAAGAGTTTTAAAGATATTAAAGATGGTGCTATAAGTATTGAAAAGACAACCAACACTCCTGCCAGTTTTACAGAGCTTGTTAAAGTTATTGCAAAAGTAGTAAAAAAGAGTATATCTTTTAAAAATCCTTGGGTATTTCTTACAACAAAGTATAAAAACAGCCCTATAATCAGATAAAGAATAGAGACTTTGAATATCTCATTGTATGAAGTAAACAGAATGTCGTATGCAAGTAGGTTGTTTAACTCTTCTAATCCGTGGGGAGATTTTGACATTACTATAAAAACGCCTGACATTCCAAGAGCGTAAATCAAGCCTATAAAAGCTTCTTGAAGAGATTTTTCTTTATGGCTTATGTAAGCTATCAAAATAGCTGTTAAAACTGCCAGTAATAAAGATATAGGATATAAAAACTTTCCTTCAAAAAGGTAAAGAGAGACGGCAACTCCCAGAGCTGCCATCTGCCCAACTGCAAGGTCTGTAAATATTATGTTCCTTTTTATTATCTGTAGTCCGTAGTAAGAGTGTATAAGCAGTAAAACTATACTCAGTAAGAGAGGAGGTAGAATAAGGTCAATCATTTGTTATTCTCCTTACTATCTCATCAAACAAGCTGAATATATCATTAACCTGCTGAGTTGCGCCAACATCGTGGGGTATTATTACATACTTTACTCCTGATTTTTCACTCAAAAATTGGGCTGGTTTTAAAGGATGATATACGTCTTGTAGTATAAGACTTACTTTTTCTGTTTTTATTGTTTGAAGGAGATTTCCAAGGTGTTTAGCTGTAGGAGGGATACCTGGAAGAGGCTCTATAGTGCCAACCGCAACTATCTGGTATCTGTTTAAAAAGTAGTCAAAAAGTTTGTGATACTCAATTACTTTCATACCTTTAACTTTTGCAAGTTTTCCATTCCACTGCTGTAGCTTTTCGTTAAATCTTTGTTTAAAGATTTTGTTGTTGTTTTCGTAAGTTTGGCAGTTTTGTGCATCTAACTTACAGAGCTTGGCGGTTATAACATCGGATATTACTGGAATGTTATAAGGGTCTAAGTGGAAGTGAGGGTTTCCTTCTGGATGAATATCGCCAAAAGCTCTTGAAATATTTTCAGGTTTTTCTATCAGCTTTATAAACTGAGATAAGTCTAAAAATCCAGAAGATGAAGGCTGTATTTTACTATTGTTAGCTTGATTTAAAAGGGGAGGAAGCCAGCCAACCTCTAAGGAAGCTCCGTTTATTATAAGTAAGTCTGCATCTCTAAGTTTTACACTTAAAGAAGGTTTTGGAACTACAAAGTGAGGGTCTAAATTACCAGAAGCAAGATAATCAACTTGAGCCTTATCTTGAACTATCTCTTTTGTGATACTTGCTATGTAAGGATAAGTAGCAACTATCTTCATTTTTGCACTTGCTATGTTTAGAGTTAGTAAAAGAGTTATAAAAAAGTATATAAATCTCTTCATTGTCTTTGCCTCCTGTAAAGTGTTTTAAAATCCGTGAGCTCCATGAGATCCTATAGCAATGTTAAACTGGAGTATGACTTCTTGGTTAGTTTTTCTTTGGAAGTCCTGAGTAAATAGACTTTTATCGTAATTATACTGTAGTCTAATTCTTGAAAACTCAGAAGGTAAAAAGTCTATCATAAATGAGTATCTGTAAAGGTTATCTGGAAGGTTTTTATTTACTCCGTTTACAATAACGTCATTTTTGTTTATAAGGTCATATCTTATACCTGCTCTCCATCTTTGGTCAAACTTGTAAACAACCTGAGAGTATAATCCCCCTTGTTTAGCCTCTCTTGACGGAGTAATTAAATTTCCTGCATCGTATTCATAAACCTTTCCGTCAAACTTTCTGTAAAGGTACTCTGACTGCCAAGTGATGTATCTGTAAGAGTCTATGTTGTATCTAACTGTAAGGTCAGCTCCGTAAATCTTGGTTGTACCAGATAGAGCGTGTGGGTCTTCATCTTCTAAGTGGTCTATCCTCGTGCCACCTTGTGCATAGGATAGCCCTGCTAATATAGAAGCATTACCTACATCAAAAGATGGTTTTATAAAGAGCGTATAAAGATTAGGTTTTTTAGTGTCTGATATTTTAATGTTGTCTCCAGTTCCATCTTTCTTTGTGTTTATAGTAAAGCCGTTTCTGTTAAAGTTGTTTTCGTTGTCTCCTTGAAGGACTTCAAAGCCAATCTGTAGGTAAAAAGGTGTAGGTGCAAGCCAAGTAATCTGAGCTCCTTTTTCAAGAAGGTTGTGAGGACCAAAAATTGCGTAGTACACAAGAGGTGCATCTACAAAGTCCCAGTAGTGATGGTGTTGTTCGTTTAATCTTCCAAACTTACTGTAAAACTTACCAGCTTTTAATCCTAAGTTGTAAGGAAGCTGTCTTGTTTTTATGTAAGCTTCTTCTATCTCAAAAGCATTTTCTCTTAAGTGAAATATACCAACTAAATCAAAGTACGGGTCTACTGCTTGAGCAATGTAAAGATGAGCGTAATTTAAGTTAAAACCTCTTTCTGCATTGTAAGGACCTTCTCCTTCGTGTCCGTCGTGGGAGTGGAAAAGTCCGTGGTTAAATCCAGGCATCATTACAGATTTATAAATGTCATCTGTAAGATTTCTGCTTACGTAAGAAAAGTCAAATAGTAAAGATATGTCTGGAACAAACTTTGCTTGTGAAAATGGGTTAGAGAGTATCTTTTCAATAGGGTCTCTACCATCTACATTTTTTAGTTTTTCTCTTGTCTGATCTAAAACTTCTTGATTTTCTTGAAGTTGCTTGACCTTTTCTTGAAGCTGCTGAATTATCTGTTGTTGTTCTTGTAGCTGTTTTTTTAGTTCATCTAACTCTGAAGCTGTAGCTATAGTAAAAGGTATTAATGCGGTTAATAAATACTTTTTCATAGATTACACCTCCTCTTTAAAATTTTTTAAAGTTTAAAAAAGACTGATGGATAAAGATTTTTAAAGGTAGAGAGGAGGCGACCTTGGAAGAGTATTTATCGGAATTATTTTTTGAATATAAATTTGATAAAATAAAACTTTATAACTTTCTTTATACTTTACTATCTCAAAATTTAAACCTAAACTACTTGGGTCTTGAGATTGTTGGTTTATTTGTAATACACAGATTTGACAGTCAGGATGAGGCTGGTTATCTTCGTGGTGGTGGGTTAGCGTAATACTGTTTACAAATAACAGATAAAAACTTATAAAAAGACTGAGTAATTTTTTAAATCTCATTAACCTACTTTACAGCTGCCATTAAGATTGCTTCACAAACAACCTGTCCGTCTACTTTCGCAACCGCTTTTATTTTTCCCATAGACCTTTTTATGTTTATTCCTTCTACTTCAAATACAATCTGGTCTCCGGGGACTACTGGTTTTCTAAACTTTGCCTCTTCTATACTTGCAAACAAAACAGTTCCGTTTGTTATGTTTGCCTTTTTTAACATTAAGTAAGCTCCAACCTGAGCCATAGCTTCTATGATTAAAACTCCCGGCATTACAGGATTATCAGGAAAGTGTCCTACAAAGAAAGGCTCATTATAAGTCACATTTTTTAATGCTTTTATTTTCATATTTTCAACATCTAACTCTAATATTCTATCAACTAATAAAAAAGGGTATCTGTGAGGTAAAACTTTCATAATATCCATTACATTTTCCATAATAGTCCTCCAAGATGGGTGTCTAAAATTACAAATATCATATATATTATACTTACAAAACCGTTAACTGTAAAAAAAGCCTTATTTATTTTAGATAAATCATTTTCTTTTATCAACATATGCTCATACACTAAAAATCCTGTTAAAACAAACACTCCTATAAAGTATATTAAACCCATACCTGCAAGAAATCCTGTAAGTAAGATAAATAAAAACGTTAAAAAGTGGAAAAATCTTGCTATGTAAATAGATTTTTTTATACCATACTTAGCAGGAATTGAATAAATACCAAAAGTCTTATCAAACTCGTAATCTTGAAGAGCATATAGAATATCAAACCCTGCAACCCAGAAAGCCATTGCAATGCCTAATGTAATTGCCGATAACTCTACACTACCTTTAAGTGCTATACTTACAGCTACAGGAATTAAAAAGTAAACAGCTCCTAAAATAAGATGAACGTATTGAGTAAACCTTTTTCCAGCAGGATATATCAAAAGTAAAAGAATAACTACTGGTGAGAGCCAAAAAGCAACCATGTTTAGTTTATAGGCACTATACATAAACAAAATAGAAGCGGTTAAACCAAGAGCCATCATCTCCCAAGGTCTAACTTCTCCTTTAGCAGAAGGCCAGTTTTTTGTTCTTGGATTTAATCTATCTATAGGCGTATCTATATACCTGTTAAAAGCCATTCCTGCAGTTCTTGCAAAAACCATTGCAAGTATAATCCAAAAAATTTTATTAACATCTGGTAAACCTTTTTCAATTATGAAAATAGATGATATACCAAAAGGTATTGCAAAAATCGTGTGAGAAAACTTTATAAGTTCAAGATACGTTTTAAGTTTATTTATCACTTGTTAACACATCCTATAAAATTTAAAATTATAATAATTATATCAAGCTTTGGAGTTATAAGTTGATTAACAAAAAGGAGGTCGTAAAGATTATGAAGAAGGTTGTATTACCTGTTGTAATAATACTGGCTTTGGCGTTTTTTGTAAAGGCACAGCTTGGAAAATATCAGGAAGGATACAAACAAAATGTTGAAGGTAGGTCTTATAGCTTTTCTACTTTGGAAGCTATAGATAATGAAAGAACAAAACTTATTGAAAGCGTTTCTCCGGGGGTTGCTACCGTTTTTACAACACAGGAAATCACAGTTAACAACCCGTTCTTTGATATGCCTTTTGGAGATTTTTTTGGCGTTCCAAACACTCCTCAATTTAAACAAAAAAGACAAGGACTTGGTTCTGCATTTATAGTCGATGTAGATTACAACAAAAAAGTTGTCTATCTTCTTACAAATAACCACGTAGTAGAAAATGCAAAAGATATTCAAGTTCAGTTTAAAAACAAAATGATTTTAAAAGCTAAAGTGGTAGGTGGAGATAAACTTAGTGATGTTGCAGTTTTAGAAGTGCCATTTAAAAAAGGTATAGAGGACTTTGCTTCTAAAAATGTTTTAAAACTTGGCGATTCAGACCAGCTTAAAGCAGGTTCAACTGTCATTGCAATAGGTGCTCCACTGGGATTATCAGACACTGTAACCATAGGTATAGTATCAGCTAAAAACAGACAGATAGAAGACAGACCCGGTGAAGGATTTATACAAACAGATGCAGCCATCAACCCAGGAAACTCAGGTGGACCACTTATAAACGTGAGAGGTGAGGTTGTAGGTATAAATTCTGCAATAATAGCAGGAGCTCAAGGTCTTGGGTTTGCCGTTCCTATTAATCAAGCTAAATGGGTAATGGATCAGATACTAAAATACGGTAAAGTAAAGAGAAGTAAAATAGGCGTTATCATTCAACCACTAACGGCAGATTTATCAGAACATTTTGGAGTTAACGAAGGTGCATTAGTATCAAGTGTTCAACCTGGTGGACCTGCAGATAGAGCTGGCATAAAAGCTGGAGATATCATAGTGGAAGTCAATGGAAAGAAGATTTCTGACATATCAGACCTTCAAAATCAAGTTATGAAAAATCCTCCGGGTTCAAAATTAAAAATTAAAGTTATTAGAGATGGCAAAGAGCTTACTTTTGACGTTATTACAGTTCCTCTAGAATCAGATGAAACAGCTTCTACAGAAGAATCAGGTCAGGCAACAAACATAGAGAATACAATAGGTCTTATAGTAAAAGATATCACTCCTGAGTTGATAAAAAGGTATGGTCTTCAAAAAGTAGATTATGGTGTTTTAGTGTATGCTGTCAAAGAAGGGTCTGTGGCTGAGGAAGCAGGATTGCTGGCAGGTGATATAATTTTATCAGTTAACAAAAAACCTGTAAAATCTTCAGCAGAGTTCTGGCAGATTATAAACAAAGCAAAAAGTGAAAAACAGGATAGCGTTTTACTCTACGTCCAGAGAGGAGATAACAGAATATACACAACACTATCTTTAAGATGATAGCGTTATTTGGTGGAAGTTTTGACCCAGTTCATCTGGGTCATTTAAGAATTGCTGAAGATGTTAGAGAGTTTTTTAATTTAGAAAAAATTATATTTATACCGGCTTATCTATCTCCTTTAAAAGAATCTTCTAACGCCTCTGCTGAAGATAGGTTTAATATGCTAACTTTATCTAAAAAAAATAATCCGTACTTTGAAGTATCCGATTACGAGATAAAAAAATGTGGAAAGTCTTATACGATAGAAACAGTTGAGTACTACGAAAGACTATTGACTCATAAGCCAATTTTAATACTTGGTTCTGACTCTTTCTTAACTTTACATAAATGGAAAAGACCAGAAGATTTGCTAAAAAAAGCTAATTTTATAGTTGTAGGAAGAGGTAAAGACAGTTATAAGATGGTTAAAAACTACTTAAAAATGTTTTTTAGATTCCGTAATGTTTTTTACAATGAAAGTAGTATAAAGGAAGGGATATATTTTTTTGACAGTCGTAGAATTGATATATCTTCAACAGAAATAAGGGAAAAAGTAAAGTTGGGAAAGTCTATAAAGTATTTAGTGTTAGAAGAGGTTGAGAATTACATAAAAGAAAAAAATCTTTATAAAAACAGCCCATAAAGGGCTGTCTGTTGCGTATTAATGAGTTTTATAACCTTTTTCAGCTACTTTAACTAATCTTAAAAAGTGAAAAGCAAGACTTATAGCTCTGAAAAATTGAGATATTAAAGAATGCATTTTTCTTCTATCAGCATCTGAAAATCTAAACTTTGCCTGTGCCATTTTTAAATCCTCCTATTTAAGGTATTAATTTCCAGAAAGGTTTACCTTGTAACTTCCATAAGAACGCATAATGTAATCCTAATTTAAACCATGCTCCGGCTTTACCTGGTTCTGCAACGCAAATATCTAAGTCTCTTCCGTACTCTCCATATTTGGCTCTATTTCTTGCAACTGGGAATATAGCAATAGTTCCAGCCATACCGTCAAATATGCCGTTTTTCATAGAAGCAACACAAAGCCCTGGTGTTTCTGCCATAGATGCTGTATTTTGAGGCTCTCTTCCTTCTATCATATCTACTATGTTTAAGGCTGCAGCCTTACCAGAAAGCTCTGCTGTGTATCCAGTTCTTGGAGGTGCAGGAGATATTATCGTTCCGTTTGGAGATTTACCTGGTTTAGATAAAGGTCCCGGTGGTGCAAATGCAATTCCTGCCGCAAATATGTTTTTATATATAGGGTTTTGGTATGTTTTAGGCCAGTCTGGACCGTCTAACTCTTCATAAGGTTTTCCGTAAACAGCGTCAACTTTTACAAATCCTGCAGGATTGCACATTTTATCTTTAATATCGTTTCCATCTTTATCTATCCATTTAATAGGTTGTCCTGCAAAAGGTGGTAATAACATTGCAAAGTCATATTCTATCTCTTTAAACTCACCATCTAAGTTTTCGGTATATATCTTTTTGTCGTCAACTTTGTGAACATGGCTCCTTATTTCGTACTTTATATCGTAGTCATAGAATATTGCCTCTGCCATCATCTCTGATGTAAATATTAAGGAACCTCGTTTAGCTTCAAGTCCATCTATTCCAAAATCTCCCAATCTTGGCTCATTAGAAAGCCATATAAGTTCAACTCTATCTCTTAGACCTCTATCTACTAAATCGTTATGGACGTTTGTTATAAACTCAAAACCTGCACCTTGACATGTACATCCACCATGCCCTGTACCTATGACTATTCTTGCTTTATCTCCTTTTTCTAACCTTTTTACAAGTTCAAGGTATGCTTTAGCTGTCTCCACTGCATGGGGTGGTGTACATACTGAATATGTATAACCGTTGTCAGGTCCAAGTCCAGGTGTTGCCGCAAAGTTAAGTCTTGGACCAGTTGCAACCAAAAGATAATCATAATTGAGCCTTTTTGAGTCTTGAGTTCCGTGAGGCTGGATTATAACGTAATTTTCATCTGGGTGAACTTCTGTTAGAAATCCTCTTTCGTACTTAATACCAAACTTATCGTAAACAGGTTTAAGTGGAAACTGGGTTTTTTCCACCGGCATCTGACCAACACCAACCCAAATAAGAGAAGGGATGTAATTAAACGTTTCGTTGGGAGTAACAACTGTGATTTCGTGCTGACCCTTTAACCTATCCGCTAAAATAAGGGCTGCATAGTGCCCTGCAAATCCACTTCCGGCAATAACAATTTTTGCCATGACTTCCTCCTGCAAAAAATTTGAAAAATTTATTAATAACCATATCATAATACTAACAGTGTTAGTTAGCAACAACTAACTAATAAAAATCATACAAAAAATTTCAATTAAAATTAGATAATGAATTGATAGGTTATTCATTGATTTATATCAAAAAAGGAGCATTTGATGAACTGGATTTTAATAAACAGACACAAAATTTTTGTTAAAGGCAAAAAATCAAAGTTAAACTTAAAAGGTATAAATGAAGAACATAAAGCATTTTTACATAACATTTTAAGTAATGACATTGTAAATTTAGAAAGTGGTAAGTTTAATTACAATTTAATGTTAGATAGTAAAGGGTCTGTTTTATCGGATTTTTTCGTTTATAACGATGAGAATATTTATATTTTAGATACGGAAGAAGACCCTTTTCAAACTATTGAAAAGTTAAATAAGTTAAAACTATCTCTTCAGATAACATTTGAAGTTTTAACTTGGAAGCATATATATATTTTTGGAGATGATACAGAAGAGTTTATAAAAAGTTTAGGATTAAATGTTGAAAAGTTTAGCTTTACAAAAAAAAATGGTTATTACATTGCAAAAAATCCTTTAAGATTAGGAATGACTGGATACGATATATTTGGAGATGTTGAAAGTGTATTAAATCTGTTAAATCCAAAAGATGAAATATCACCACAAGATTTTGAAGATTTAAGAATAAAAAACTGTATGCCAAAGGTAAAAAAAGAACTAAAAGAAAACATACTTCCTTTAGAAACTAACATATGGAAGTACGCCATTAGTTTAAATAAGGGCTGCTATGTAGGACAAGAGGCTATTGCAAGAGTTTACTACAGAGGCAAACCACCAAGAGTTATGGCTAAATTTTTAATAAACAAAAATATCAAAGAAGAAGATAAAATAGTTTTTGAAGGAAAAAACATAGGAATAATAACGTCAATTATAAGTGATGGAAAGAGTGGACTTGGGTTTATATTGAGAGCTAAAGCTCAGGAAGGTAAAGATTATGATGGTATAATACTTGAAAAAGTTTGTGAAGATTTGAATGTATGAAAAGGAGATTTTAGATAACTTTCAAGAGCCAATTATTCTGATAAATAAAGAGGGAAACATACTTTACTCTAATCCAGCTTTCGACTCTTACATTTCTTCCTTCTCAAAAAACGATATAATAAATCTTTTAAAAGAAGTTTTATCTATAAGATATTTAGAAGAAGGTCTTTCTGTTAAAAATTATCTAATAAATATTGGAGATTCTTATCTTTCTGTAGATATTTATCCATTTAAAGATATGTATATAGTTTTACTAAAAGATTTCACAAGACTTATAAAGTTAGAAGAGGAATTAAAGAAAGAAGGGACTTTATCCGCTGTATCAAAATTTTTAATACAGCTTTTCCACGACATAAAAGGACCAATAACAGGTATAAAAGCAGCTGCTGGGTTTTTAAAGGAAAATCCTGAAGATTTAGATTTATTAGATGACATTATCTATGAAGTAAACAGAATACAAGATTACATAAATCAGTTATCGTCTTTATCAAGGCCTTTAAAGTTAAATTTATCTTATCAAAACATTCATAAATTAATAGATGAAGTAGTAAAAAAATACGAAAGTTTGTATATAAATGTAAAATTTGTTAAACTCTACGACCCAAGTCTTCCAGAGATTCTCATTGATAAAGAAAAAATCATATCTGTTATTGAAAATTTAATAAAAAATGCAATTGATGCTGTAAATCAAAAAGGAGAAATAACACTACAAACAGGTATATCTTTTGACCCTGTTTTTTCTCCAAGAATGAATAAAGTATCAATAAAGATAAAAGACAGTGGAAAAGGTGTCCCACAAGACATTGTTGATAAAATATTTCTACCTCACTTTACAACAAAAGAAAGTGGGTCTGGTATTGGACTTGCAAATGCTTATAATGTTGTAAAAAGTCATAAAGGTGTATTAAGATATATAGGAGATGCTACATTTGAAATACTATTACCTATTAGGATAGAGATTGAAAGCAATAATATTTGAAGATGAAAAAACAACCCGTAGTGTATTAAAAAGAGTTTTAAATAAAGAAAATATAGAAGTTTACGATTTTGAATCTGGAGAAGATGCTTTAGAAAAAGTCAAAAGTATTAATCCAGATTTTGTATTTTTAGACATAGGTCTTAAAAACTTCAATGGTTTAGAAATCTTAAAATCTATAACATCTTTAGAAAATTATCCTTATGTAGTGATAATCTCTGGACATTCAGAGTATAACTATCTAATCCAAGCTATGAAGTACGGAGCTTTTGATTACATAGTAAAACCTTTTGATATAGAGAGAATTAAGCAGGTAATAAATGAAATAAAAGAAAGTCTAAAAGCTAAGTTAATTTCACAAGTACCTACTGAGGAAGTTATTGGGAAAAGCTCAGCGATGAAGGAAGTGTTTAAACTTGTAGGTAGAGCTGCCAACTCAAAAGACCCAGTGCTTATAACTGGTGAAAGTGGAACAGGTAAAGAGGTAATAGCAAATTTAATACATAAGTACTCAGACCGCTGTGAAAAACCCTTTATAGCCATAAATATGGCATCTATTCCCATAGGACTTATAGAAAGCGAACTTTTTGGTTATGAAAAAGGTGCATTTACAGGAGCTTACAAATCAAAAGAAGGAAAGTTTATTCAAGCCGATGGAGGAACCCTATTTTTAGACGAGATAGGAGAGATACCTTTAGAGTCTCAGGCTAAAATGTTACGAGCAGTTCAAGAAATGGAAATTCAACCTTTAGGCTCAAACAAAACTAAAAAGGTAGACGTAAGAATAATAACAGCTACTAATAAAGATTTAATAAAATTAGTTGCAGAAGGAAAATTTAGAGAAGACCTATTTTATAGATTATCAGTAATAGAGATAAGAATTCCGCCTTTAAGAGAAAGACGAGAGGATATTCCAGATTTA includes:
- a CDS encoding glycosyltransferase family 2 protein, giving the protein MKLSVLILTKNEEKNIARTIKSVVDIADEIIVLDSGSTDKTVEIAKNLGAEVFFREFDDYPSQVNYGLSLCNGEWVFVLDADEELSKKLQENIKKELKNPKYDCYEVPRRTYYLGRFLNYVWYPEYRKRLFKKDKVRYEGKLHEEVVCQGKVGKLEGDLYHYSYKNLYHQFIKTVDYAKKMAEIMHSQGKKFKLYKLILNPFVIFFKLYFFKLGFLEGTRGLIIAFSGFLYVFLKYTFLYELELKEKYKDKLWL
- a CDS encoding metal ABC transporter permease yields the protein MIDLILPPLLLSIVLLLIHSYYGLQIIKRNIIFTDLAVGQMAALGVAVSLYLFEGKFLYPISLLLAVLTAILIAYISHKEKSLQEAFIGLIYALGMSGVFIVMSKSPHGLEELNNLLAYDILFTSYNEIFKVSILYLIIGLFLYFVVRNTQGFLKDILFFTTFAITLTSSVKLAGVLVVFSILIAPSLISLKLFSKNHLIYATITGFILILISLTLSYNFDLPTGYTIVFINSLSALTTILIKK
- a CDS encoding metal ABC transporter substrate-binding protein; the protein is MKRFIYFFITLLLTLNIASAKMKIVATYPYIASITKEIVQDKAQVDYLASGNLDPHFVVPKPSLSVKLRDADLLIINGASLEVGWLPPLLNQANNSKIQPSSSGFLDLSQFIKLIEKPENISRAFGDIHPEGNPHFHLDPYNIPVISDVITAKLCKLDAQNCQTYENNNKIFKQRFNEKLQQWNGKLAKVKGMKVIEYHKLFDYFLNRYQIVAVGTIEPLPGIPPTAKHLGNLLQTIKTEKVSLILQDVYHPLKPAQFLSEKSGVKYVIIPHDVGATQQVNDIFSLFDEIVRRITND
- the fabZ gene encoding 3-hydroxyacyl-ACP dehydratase FabZ, with the translated sequence MENVMDIMKVLPHRYPFLLVDRILELDVENMKIKALKNVTYNEPFFVGHFPDNPVMPGVLIIEAMAQVGAYLMLKKANITNGTVLFASIEEAKFRKPVVPGDQIVFEVEGINIKRSMGKIKAVAKVDGQVVCEAILMAAVK
- a CDS encoding UbiA-like polyprenyltransferase → MINKLKTYLELIKFSHTIFAIPFGISSIFIIEKGLPDVNKIFWIILAMVFARTAGMAFNRYIDTPIDRLNPRTKNWPSAKGEVRPWEMMALGLTASILFMYSAYKLNMVAFWLSPVVILLLLIYPAGKRFTQYVHLILGAVYFLIPVAVSIALKGSVELSAITLGIAMAFWVAGFDILYALQDYEFDKTFGIYSIPAKYGIKKSIYIARFFHFLTFLFILLTGFLAGMGLIYFIGVFVLTGFLVYEHMLIKENDLSKINKAFFTVNGFVSIIYMIFVILDTHLGGLLWKM
- a CDS encoding Do family serine endopeptidase → MKKVVLPVVIILALAFFVKAQLGKYQEGYKQNVEGRSYSFSTLEAIDNERTKLIESVSPGVATVFTTQEITVNNPFFDMPFGDFFGVPNTPQFKQKRQGLGSAFIVDVDYNKKVVYLLTNNHVVENAKDIQVQFKNKMILKAKVVGGDKLSDVAVLEVPFKKGIEDFASKNVLKLGDSDQLKAGSTVIAIGAPLGLSDTVTIGIVSAKNRQIEDRPGEGFIQTDAAINPGNSGGPLINVRGEVVGINSAIIAGAQGLGFAVPINQAKWVMDQILKYGKVKRSKIGVIIQPLTADLSEHFGVNEGALVSSVQPGGPADRAGIKAGDIIVEVNGKKISDISDLQNQVMKNPPGSKLKIKVIRDGKELTFDVITVPLESDETASTEESGQATNIENTIGLIVKDITPELIKRYGLQKVDYGVLVYAVKEGSVAEEAGLLAGDIILSVNKKPVKSSAEFWQIINKAKSEKQDSVLLYVQRGDNRIYTTLSLR
- the nadD gene encoding nicotinate (nicotinamide) nucleotide adenylyltransferase, encoding MIALFGGSFDPVHLGHLRIAEDVREFFNLEKIIFIPAYLSPLKESSNASAEDRFNMLTLSKKNNPYFEVSDYEIKKCGKSYTIETVEYYERLLTHKPILILGSDSFLTLHKWKRPEDLLKKANFIVVGRGKDSYKMVKNYLKMFFRFRNVFYNESSIKEGIYFFDSRRIDISSTEIREKVKLGKSIKYLVLEEVENYIKEKNLYKNSP
- a CDS encoding NAD(P)/FAD-dependent oxidoreductase, with product MAKIVIAGSGFAGHYAALILADRLKGQHEITVVTPNETFNYIPSLIWVGVGQMPVEKTQFPLKPVYDKFGIKYERGFLTEVHPDENYVIIQPHGTQDSKRLNYDYLLVATGPRLNFAATPGLGPDNGYTYSVCTPPHAVETAKAYLELVKRLEKGDKARIVIGTGHGGCTCQGAGFEFITNVHNDLVDRGLRDRVELIWLSNEPRLGDFGIDGLEAKRGSLIFTSEMMAEAIFYDYDIKYEIRSHVHKVDDKKIYTENLDGEFKEIEYDFAMLLPPFAGQPIKWIDKDGNDIKDKMCNPAGFVKVDAVYGKPYEELDGPDWPKTYQNPIYKNIFAAGIAFAPPGPLSKPGKSPNGTIISPAPPRTGYTAELSGKAAALNIVDMIEGREPQNTASMAETPGLCVASMKNGIFDGMAGTIAIFPVARNRAKYGEYGRDLDICVAEPGKAGAWFKLGLHYAFLWKLQGKPFWKLIP
- a CDS encoding YgfZ/GcvT domain-containing protein — its product is MNWILINRHKIFVKGKKSKLNLKGINEEHKAFLHNILSNDIVNLESGKFNYNLMLDSKGSVLSDFFVYNDENIYILDTEEDPFQTIEKLNKLKLSLQITFEVLTWKHIYIFGDDTEEFIKSLGLNVEKFSFTKKNGYYIAKNPLRLGMTGYDIFGDVESVLNLLNPKDEISPQDFEDLRIKNCMPKVKKELKENILPLETNIWKYAISLNKGCYVGQEAIARVYYRGKPPRVMAKFLINKNIKEEDKIVFEGKNIGIITSIISDGKSGLGFILRAKAQEGKDYDGIILEKVCEDLNV
- a CDS encoding two-component system sensor histidine kinase NtrB, yielding MYEKEILDNFQEPIILINKEGNILYSNPAFDSYISSFSKNDIINLLKEVLSIRYLEEGLSVKNYLINIGDSYLSVDIYPFKDMYIVLLKDFTRLIKLEEELKKEGTLSAVSKFLIQLFHDIKGPITGIKAAAGFLKENPEDLDLLDDIIYEVNRIQDYINQLSSLSRPLKLNLSYQNIHKLIDEVVKKYESLYINVKFVKLYDPSLPEILIDKEKIISVIENLIKNAIDAVNQKGEITLQTGISFDPVFSPRMNKVSIKIKDSGKGVPQDIVDKIFLPHFTTKESGSGIGLANAYNVVKSHKGVLRYIGDATFEILLPIRIEIESNNI